One window of Solwaraspora sp. WMMA2056 genomic DNA carries:
- the cobN gene encoding cobaltochelatase subunit CobN: MMLLLSTSDTDLLSGRASGADWRLANPARLSVDDLTPLLADVDLVVVRLLGGRRAWPDGLDALLTDGRPVVVLSGEQAPDAALMELSTVPAGVAAEAHAYLAHGGPANLAELHRFLSDTVLLTGHGFAAPRPAPEWGVLERPNVPTGPGRPTVAVLYYRAHHLAGNTGFVHALCDAIDAAGGRPLPVYCASLRSPDPQLLATLRQADALVVTVLAAGGTRPATAGAGGDDAWDVGALAELDVPILQGLCLTSSRQTWAASDDGLSPLDAATQVAIPEFDGRLITVPFSFKEIDADGLSVYVADPQRAARVAGIAVRHGALRHIAAGDKRIAVLLSAYPTKHARIGNAVGLDTPASVLALLRTLRDAGYDVGPPDGPDALPGLTDGDGDALMHALIAAGGQDPDWLTEEQLAGNPVRIPAADYRRWYAEFPAQLREQVERHWGPPPGELYVDRSRDPDGEIVLAALRTGNIVLLVQPPRGFGANPVAIYHDPDLPPSHHYLAAYRWLEHGFGAHAVVHVGKHGNLEWLPGKTVGLSAACGPDAALGDLPLIYPFLVNDPGEGTQAKRRAHATLIDHLVPPMARADSYGDIARLEQLLDEHANIAALDPAKLPAIRAQIWTLIQAARLDHDLGLDDRPHDAEFDDFLLHVDGWLCEVKDVQIRDGLHVLGAAPVGAPRVDLVLAMLRARQMWAGQVAALPGLREALGLDESGADRDGTDAAEATARELVAAMEARGWRPDAAAEVTTAVLGGPDPDRPSGGDADSEGERTALVTRILRFAATEVVPRLARTTDELTHVTHALAGGYVPAGPSGSPLRGLINVLPTGRNFYSVDPKAVPSRLAWETGQAMAESLLARYRADTGDWPRSVGLSVWGTSAMRTSGDDIAEVLALLGVRPVWDEASRRVTGVTVVPAEELGRPRIDVTVRISGFFRDAFPHVVAMLDDAVRLVAALDEPDEVNFVAAHARADLAAHGDTRRATMRIFGSKPGTYGAGLLQLIDSRNWRDDADLAEVYAVWGGYAYGRDLDGAPARDQMESAYRRIAVAAKNIDTREHDIADSDDYFQYHGGMIATVRALTGSAPAAYVGDSTRPEAVRTRALHEETARIFRARVVNPRWLAAMRRHGYKGAFELAATVDYLFGYDATAGVVADWMYDKLAETYVLDEVNQRFLTESNPWALHGITERLLEAADRKLWEYPDPAVLDGLREVFLRTEGDLEDRAG; encoded by the coding sequence ATGATGCTACTTCTGTCCACTTCAGATACTGATCTGCTGAGTGGACGGGCCAGCGGTGCCGACTGGCGCCTGGCGAACCCGGCCCGGCTGTCGGTCGACGACCTCACGCCCCTGCTTGCCGACGTCGACCTCGTGGTGGTCCGGCTGCTCGGCGGCCGCCGGGCCTGGCCGGACGGACTGGACGCGCTGCTGACCGACGGACGCCCCGTGGTGGTACTCAGCGGCGAACAGGCACCCGACGCCGCCCTGATGGAGCTGTCCACCGTACCGGCCGGGGTGGCCGCCGAGGCCCACGCCTACCTGGCCCACGGCGGCCCGGCCAACCTGGCCGAACTGCACCGATTCCTGTCCGACACGGTGCTGCTCACCGGGCACGGCTTCGCCGCGCCGCGGCCGGCCCCGGAGTGGGGTGTGCTGGAACGCCCGAACGTGCCGACCGGACCGGGCCGGCCAACCGTGGCGGTGCTCTACTACCGGGCCCACCACCTGGCCGGCAACACCGGCTTCGTGCACGCGCTGTGCGACGCGATCGACGCGGCCGGCGGCCGACCGCTGCCGGTCTACTGCGCCTCGCTGCGCTCGCCCGACCCGCAGCTGCTGGCCACCCTGCGCCAGGCCGACGCCCTGGTGGTGACGGTGCTCGCCGCCGGCGGGACCAGACCGGCGACCGCTGGCGCCGGCGGCGACGACGCCTGGGACGTCGGCGCGCTCGCCGAACTGGACGTGCCGATCCTGCAGGGACTCTGCCTGACCAGCTCCCGGCAGACCTGGGCAGCCAGCGACGACGGGCTGTCCCCGTTGGACGCAGCGACCCAGGTGGCCATCCCCGAGTTCGACGGGCGGCTGATCACCGTGCCGTTCTCGTTCAAGGAGATCGACGCCGACGGGCTGTCGGTCTACGTCGCCGACCCGCAGCGGGCCGCCCGGGTTGCCGGCATCGCGGTCCGCCACGGCGCGCTGCGGCACATCGCGGCGGGCGACAAACGGATCGCGGTGCTGCTGTCGGCGTACCCGACCAAGCACGCCCGGATCGGCAACGCGGTAGGGCTCGACACCCCCGCCAGTGTGCTGGCGCTGCTGCGCACGTTGCGCGACGCCGGCTACGACGTCGGGCCGCCCGACGGCCCCGACGCGCTGCCGGGGCTGACCGACGGCGACGGCGACGCGTTGATGCACGCGCTGATCGCCGCCGGCGGGCAGGACCCGGACTGGCTCACCGAGGAGCAACTGGCCGGCAACCCGGTGCGCATCCCGGCCGCCGACTACCGTCGCTGGTACGCCGAGTTCCCGGCGCAGCTGCGCGAACAGGTCGAACGGCACTGGGGTCCGCCGCCGGGCGAGCTGTACGTCGACCGGTCCCGGGATCCGGACGGCGAGATCGTGCTGGCCGCGCTGCGTACCGGCAACATCGTGCTGCTGGTGCAGCCGCCGCGCGGCTTCGGGGCCAACCCGGTGGCCATCTACCACGACCCGGACCTGCCGCCGAGCCACCACTACCTGGCCGCGTACCGGTGGCTGGAGCACGGCTTCGGCGCGCACGCCGTGGTGCACGTCGGCAAGCACGGCAACCTGGAGTGGCTGCCGGGCAAGACCGTCGGGCTCAGCGCCGCCTGCGGGCCGGACGCCGCCCTCGGTGACCTGCCGCTGATCTACCCGTTCCTGGTCAACGACCCCGGCGAGGGCACCCAGGCCAAACGCCGGGCGCACGCGACCCTGATCGACCATCTGGTGCCGCCGATGGCCCGGGCGGACAGTTACGGCGACATCGCCCGGCTGGAGCAGCTGCTCGACGAGCACGCGAACATCGCCGCCCTGGACCCGGCGAAACTGCCGGCGATCCGGGCGCAGATCTGGACGCTGATCCAGGCCGCCCGGCTCGACCACGACCTCGGCCTGGACGACCGGCCGCACGACGCCGAGTTCGACGACTTCCTGCTGCACGTCGACGGGTGGCTCTGCGAGGTCAAGGACGTGCAGATCCGCGACGGGCTGCACGTGCTCGGGGCGGCCCCGGTCGGCGCGCCCCGGGTCGATCTGGTCCTGGCGATGCTGCGGGCCCGGCAGATGTGGGCCGGGCAGGTCGCCGCGCTGCCGGGCCTGCGGGAGGCGCTGGGCCTGGACGAGTCCGGGGCCGACCGCGACGGCACCGACGCCGCCGAGGCCACCGCCCGGGAGCTGGTCGCGGCGATGGAGGCACGCGGTTGGCGGCCGGACGCCGCCGCCGAGGTCACCACCGCCGTGCTCGGCGGACCCGACCCGGACCGGCCGTCCGGCGGCGACGCCGATTCCGAAGGCGAGCGGACCGCGCTGGTCACCCGGATCCTGCGCTTCGCGGCGACCGAGGTGGTGCCCCGGCTGGCCCGTACCACCGACGAGCTGACCCACGTCACGCACGCGCTGGCCGGCGGGTACGTGCCGGCCGGGCCGAGCGGGTCGCCGCTGCGCGGGTTGATCAACGTGCTGCCGACCGGACGCAACTTCTACTCGGTGGATCCGAAGGCGGTGCCGAGCCGGCTCGCCTGGGAGACCGGGCAGGCGATGGCCGAGTCGCTGCTGGCCCGCTACCGGGCCGACACCGGCGACTGGCCCCGCTCGGTGGGGCTGTCGGTGTGGGGCACGTCGGCGATGCGGACCTCCGGCGACGACATCGCCGAGGTGCTGGCGCTGCTCGGCGTACGGCCGGTGTGGGACGAGGCGTCGCGGCGGGTGACCGGCGTCACGGTGGTCCCGGCCGAGGAGCTGGGCCGGCCGCGCATCGACGTGACGGTGCGGATCTCGGGCTTCTTCCGCGACGCGTTCCCGCATGTGGTGGCCATGTTGGACGACGCGGTCCGACTGGTCGCGGCCCTCGACGAGCCCGACGAGGTGAACTTCGTCGCCGCGCACGCCCGCGCCGACCTGGCCGCCCACGGCGACACCCGGCGGGCCACCATGCGGATCTTCGGCTCCAAGCCGGGCACCTACGGTGCCGGGCTGCTGCAGCTGATCGACAGCCGCAACTGGCGCGACGACGCCGACCTGGCCGAGGTGTACGCGGTGTGGGGCGGCTACGCCTACGGCCGGGACCTCGACGGCGCGCCGGCCCGCGACCAGATGGAGTCGGCGTACCGGCGGATCGCGGTCGCGGCGAAGAACATCGACACCCGCGAACACGACATCGCCGACTCCGACGACTACTTCCAGTACCACGGCGGCATGATCGCCACCGTCCGGGCGTTGACCGGGTCGGCCCCGGCGGCCTACGTCGGCGACAGCACCCGGCCGGAGGCGGTGCGCACCCGCGCCCTGCACGAGGAGACCGCTCGCATCTTCCGGGCCCGGGTGGTGAACCCGCGCTGGCTGGCGGCGATGCGCCGGCACGGCTACAAGGGGGCGTTCGAGCTGGCCGCCACCGTCGACTACCTGTTCGGCTACGACGCCACCGCCGGGGTGGTGGCCGACTGGATGTACGACAAACTGGCCGAGACGTACGTGCTCGACGAGGTCAATCAGCGGTTCCTGACCGAGTCGAACCCGTGGGCGTTGCACGGCATCACCGAGCGGCTGCTGGAGGCGGCCGACCGCAAACTGTGGGAGTACCCCGACCCGGCGGTGCTGGACGGGCTGCGGGAGGTGTTCCTGCGGACCGAGGGCGACCTGGAGGACCGCGCCGGGTGA
- a CDS encoding pirin family protein, with the protein MSAAASGSIRYDGTTVAGAQPESVLLPGHDVPLGRYTTVRRLLPQRPRRMVGAWCFVDHFGPDDVAGRPGMQIPPHPHTGLQTVTWLVDGEILHRDSLGSVQPIVPGQLNLMTAGHGIAHSEQSPPAHPPVMHGLQLWVALPEAARHGEPRFAHHAALPQVTAGDARITVVVGEYADVRSPAEMASPIVGAQIDIDTDTSVALTLRDDFEYALLAMSGTARVDGTELAPGGLLYLGEGRSASTVTTDGPARLFLLGGEPFDEPLVMWWNFVARSHEELVAARDDWAAGRRFGTVAGCVDAPLPAPEMPTTRIKARDRHGRTVG; encoded by the coding sequence ATGAGTGCGGCGGCGTCGGGAAGCATCCGGTACGACGGGACCACGGTCGCCGGTGCGCAGCCGGAAAGCGTCCTGCTACCCGGCCACGATGTACCGTTGGGCCGCTACACGACGGTCCGGCGGCTGCTGCCGCAGCGACCCCGGCGGATGGTCGGTGCCTGGTGTTTCGTCGACCACTTCGGGCCCGACGACGTGGCCGGGCGGCCCGGCATGCAGATTCCGCCGCACCCGCACACCGGGTTGCAGACGGTGACCTGGCTCGTCGACGGGGAGATCCTGCACCGCGACAGCCTGGGCAGCGTGCAGCCGATCGTGCCGGGGCAGCTCAACCTGATGACCGCCGGGCACGGCATCGCCCACTCGGAGCAGTCGCCGCCCGCGCATCCGCCGGTCATGCACGGGCTGCAACTGTGGGTGGCGCTACCCGAGGCCGCCCGGCACGGCGAGCCCCGGTTCGCGCACCATGCCGCGCTGCCGCAGGTCACCGCCGGCGACGCGCGGATCACCGTCGTGGTCGGCGAGTACGCCGACGTCCGGTCCCCGGCCGAGATGGCCAGCCCGATCGTCGGAGCACAGATCGACATCGACACCGACACCTCCGTCGCGCTGACGCTGCGCGACGATTTCGAGTACGCCCTGCTGGCGATGTCCGGCACGGCCCGCGTCGACGGGACGGAGCTGGCCCCGGGTGGGCTGCTCTACCTGGGCGAGGGCCGGTCGGCGTCGACGGTGACCACCGACGGCCCGGCCCGACTGTTCCTGCTCGGCGGTGAACCGTTCGACGAGCCGCTCGTCATGTGGTGGAACTTCGTCGCCCGCAGCCACGAGGAGTTGGTGGCGGCCCGCGACGACTGGGCGGCCGGCCGGCGGTTCGGCACGGTGGCCGGCTGCGTGGACGCCCCGCTGCCGGCCCCGGAGATGCCGACCACCCGGATCAAGGCCCGCGACCGGCACGGTCGCACCGTCGGCTGA
- a CDS encoding lytic polysaccharide monooxygenase, giving the protein MQRRLLLPLLATGTILGTLLVATPASAHGYVSYPPSRQAMCAQGRVANCGPIVWEPQSVEGPKGQRTCHGGVSRFAILDDDSVNWPATTVGGAATFTWTLTARHATSTWEYFVGSTRIAVFDDGGRQPNATVSHTVHLGGRTGRHKVLAIWNVADTTNAFYSCVDVQIGAGPGPSPTPPPPSPTPTPPPPTTAPPTTAPPGQPGGTWAAGTAYQVGAVVSYAGVDYRCRQAHTALVGWEPPNVPALWQRL; this is encoded by the coding sequence ATGCAACGACGACTTCTCCTGCCCCTGCTCGCCACCGGCACCATCCTCGGCACCCTGCTGGTCGCCACGCCGGCCAGCGCCCACGGCTACGTCTCCTACCCGCCCAGCCGACAGGCGATGTGCGCGCAGGGCCGGGTCGCCAACTGCGGCCCGATCGTGTGGGAGCCGCAGAGCGTCGAAGGCCCCAAGGGGCAGCGCACCTGCCACGGCGGGGTGAGCCGGTTCGCCATTCTCGACGACGACAGCGTCAACTGGCCGGCCACCACGGTCGGCGGGGCGGCCACCTTCACCTGGACGCTGACCGCCCGGCATGCCACCAGCACCTGGGAGTACTTCGTCGGCAGCACCCGGATCGCCGTGTTCGACGACGGTGGCCGGCAGCCCAACGCCACCGTGTCGCACACCGTGCACCTCGGTGGCCGCACCGGCCGGCACAAAGTGCTGGCGATCTGGAATGTCGCCGACACCACGAACGCCTTCTACTCCTGCGTGGACGTCCAGATCGGGGCCGGGCCCGGCCCGTCGCCGACCCCGCCACCGCCGTCACCCACTCCGACGCCACCGCCGCCGACCACCGCGCCACCGACCACCGCGCCGCCCGGCCAGCCCGGTGGCACCTGGGCCGCCGGCACTGCGTACCAGGTCGGTGCCGTCGTCAGCTACGCCGGCGTCGACTACCGGTGCCGGCAGGCACACACCGCCCTCGTCGGTTGGGAACCGCCGAACGTGCCGGCACTGTGGCAGCGGCTCTGA
- a CDS encoding MFS transporter: MSQPLGRPFWRFWSAATLANIGDGIRLAALPLLALSLTGDPLGLAVVATAQTLPWLVAGLAAGALADRVAPRTLLAAADTVRALLLVALVATVATGTATIALVAVCAFGLGVGEAVRDTAGQVAVPKLVPPAALERANGRLTAGTIVGNEFVGPPVGAALFVVGAAVPFAANGASLALAVMLVLSLPLSLARTPTATAAAATAAATAAATVGPSVRAGLGWLARHRTLRALALVVAAVAAADAAWFAIFLLYARDVLGVGALGYGLLLSAGAGGGLAGAFLADRLVAGRRHRLVLAVSLAVTAGVPALLIAVPQIWVAVMVTVVSSGAFAVLNICAAALRQRTVPDGLLGRVTAASKTLIYGAAGGGALLGGALAAGVGLAAPFGFAGLVAVVATAGWWLATRGDAPLVQPA, encoded by the coding sequence ATGTCGCAACCGCTCGGTCGACCGTTCTGGCGGTTCTGGAGCGCCGCCACCCTCGCCAACATCGGTGACGGGATCCGCCTCGCCGCACTCCCGCTGCTGGCCCTGTCGCTGACCGGGGACCCGCTCGGGCTGGCCGTCGTCGCCACCGCGCAGACCCTGCCCTGGCTCGTCGCCGGGCTGGCCGCCGGCGCGCTCGCCGACCGGGTCGCGCCGCGTACGCTGCTCGCCGCCGCCGACACGGTACGCGCCCTGCTGCTGGTGGCCCTGGTGGCGACGGTGGCCACCGGCACCGCCACCATCGCCCTGGTCGCCGTCTGCGCGTTCGGTCTCGGCGTCGGCGAGGCGGTACGGGACACCGCCGGTCAGGTGGCGGTGCCGAAACTGGTGCCGCCGGCCGCGCTGGAGCGGGCCAACGGCCGGCTCACCGCCGGCACCATCGTCGGCAACGAGTTCGTCGGCCCACCGGTCGGTGCCGCGCTGTTCGTCGTCGGCGCGGCCGTACCGTTCGCGGCCAACGGGGCCAGCCTGGCGCTCGCCGTGATGCTGGTGCTGTCGCTGCCGCTGAGCCTGGCCCGTACTCCCACGGCCACGGCTGCCGCCGCGACCGCCGCCGCGACCGCCGCCGCGACGGTCGGCCCGAGCGTCCGGGCCGGGCTGGGCTGGCTGGCCCGCCACCGGACGCTGCGCGCCCTGGCGCTGGTGGTCGCGGCGGTCGCCGCCGCCGACGCCGCCTGGTTCGCGATCTTCCTGCTGTACGCCCGGGACGTGCTCGGTGTCGGCGCGCTCGGCTACGGCCTGCTGCTGTCCGCCGGGGCAGGTGGCGGGCTGGCCGGGGCGTTCCTGGCCGACCGGCTGGTCGCCGGCCGCCGGCACCGGCTGGTGTTGGCGGTCTCCCTGGCGGTCACCGCCGGGGTGCCGGCGCTGCTCATCGCCGTACCGCAGATCTGGGTGGCGGTGATGGTGACCGTGGTGTCCAGCGGCGCGTTCGCGGTGCTGAACATCTGCGCGGCGGCACTACGGCAGCGCACCGTACCGGACGGACTGCTGGGGCGGGTGACGGCGGCGTCCAAGACGCTGATCTACGGTGCCGCCGGCGGTGGTGCACTGCTCGGTGGCGCGCTGGCCGCCGGGGTCGGGCTGGCCGCCCCGTTCGGCTTCGCCGGGCTGGTCGCCGTGGTCGCCACCGCCGGCTGGTGGCTGGCCACCCGGGGCGACGCACCACTGGTGCAGCCAGCCTGA
- a CDS encoding DUF4352 domain-containing protein → MQPVPPGRGKLTPLGIVGIIAAVVVLFCCGGGALIGAFNGSTDETTSTARSGTEQQVESAAEGEVSQDGTDTAVAPADGGEPDAPAEEAPPPAPAAEPGIGDPVRDGKFEFVVNKIECGKSKVGSGFFTETAQGQYCLVTMLVTNIGDEARTFHDGSQRAFDKDGRRFEADTSAGLAVNQDAESFLTEINPGNQVTAIVAFDVPKGVDLVSLELHDSMFSGGVTVRLN, encoded by the coding sequence GTGCAGCCGGTGCCACCGGGCCGGGGCAAACTGACGCCGCTCGGGATCGTCGGGATCATCGCTGCCGTGGTCGTCCTGTTCTGCTGCGGTGGCGGCGCGCTCATCGGCGCGTTCAACGGGTCCACCGACGAGACGACGTCGACTGCCCGCAGCGGGACCGAGCAACAGGTGGAGTCGGCTGCCGAGGGTGAGGTGTCTCAGGACGGGACCGATACGGCAGTCGCGCCTGCGGACGGCGGCGAGCCTGACGCCCCTGCCGAGGAAGCGCCCCCTCCTGCTCCGGCAGCGGAGCCGGGGATCGGCGACCCGGTCCGCGATGGCAAGTTCGAGTTCGTTGTCAACAAGATCGAATGCGGCAAGTCCAAGGTCGGTAGCGGGTTCTTCACCGAGACCGCGCAGGGACAGTACTGCCTGGTGACAATGCTTGTCACCAATATCGGCGACGAGGCCCGGACCTTCCACGACGGTAGCCAGCGCGCCTTCGACAAGGACGGCCGGCGGTTCGAGGCGGACACTTCCGCCGGGCTCGCGGTCAACCAGGATGCCGAGTCCTTCCTGACCGAGATCAACCCCGGGAACCAGGTGACCGCCATCGTCGCCTTCGACGTGCCGAAGGGCGTCGACCTCGTCTCTCTGGAACTGCATGACTCGATGTTCTCCGGCGGCGTCACCGTGCGCCTCAACTGA